The stretch of DNA TGAGCCCAAAATAGAGCAAGTGATATATAGGATGTTCTCTCTATAGCATCATCGGGACTGTAGCTGAAGATGGGCTGGGTCCTACACCAGACTGCTGGAATTTTTTCTCATAGTGAGTGGAGAACAGCTGAAAGGAGGTTTGCTGCTCCAGCAGTCTGCAAAATCACTATAATTAAATggatgaaaacacagaattataAAGAAGAGAGACCTGCAGGTGCTCATCAGAAATGAGTGTTCTGAAAGGAATTCACGTTTCCATAATTATAATCCAATAATTGAGGCAATTAAAGAAGTTGTGAAATATCCAGAACAAAAGACCCAGAAGAATAATTCTTGTGTGCTGATCCCTCTCTGAATGAAATTTCTGTGTCTGGggtaaaaaaatgtaaagaaaggaaaatttattaGTTAGAAATAGACTCtagaaaagctgaagcagaaTATTATTGTGGTGAAAAGATCACTTCAAAACaatcagtttaaaaaatcaTACTTAGCTTTTCCAAACtccatagaaaaaaaattaattctgtggtGTCTAATGTATTagcataatttcatttttaggtCCTTCTTCAGTATATGCTGGCAGTGGATCCCAAGGGCTGTCAACACAAGGTCTAAACAACTCTTTCAGTGTAAAACAGGCTTTGGGCAAAAACTGGTGAAACAAATGCAGAGCTGTGAGCTGGGAGCCTTGTTTAGTTTGCCCCTACAGCCCATGGGCACCCCCTCTATGGTGGGGGAGGTTCTGCTACGCCATCTGCTTTGTTACCTGTGTTCctagaaccacagaatggtcaaggttggaagaggcatcttaagatcatcaagtccaaccatcacATTAGTTGAGTGCCTTTGTAAGCATCTCACAGAGAAGAGGTGCTACACCACACCTTGTTTTACTAACCCATGCCTTGCTTTCCCAAGTCTCTGACAGGTGCAGTGCCGACACAGGAAGCTTTGCCTTTGGTTCTTTCCAAGCTGGATGCTCACACATCACCTGCTAATTTCACGGGACATTTAAGCAAAAGCTTCCAGGAGCCAACActgagcagctgccctgggcatcTGCCATACCCAAGGACAGCCAGGGAGGATGGGGCCTCCGGAGAGGCACCAACCTGGAGCCGAAGCCTGTCCCTCGGGAGGACCCCCAGAGCCGAGAGGTtgtgcagtgtccctgctgtgccctgcacagccccttcCCCCCAGCAGTGTGCCCACCTCAGCACCCAGCACATCCTGCCCATAACAAAGGGTGGCCACAACCCCTTCAGGTCTAACATGGGCCCTTTAGGAGATGGATCCTGTGGGGAAAAATCCCTGCTGACCTACAGTGGCAGCTGCCTCTCTCTGCCCCCCTACCCCGCGCCtcagggcagcccctgccccgtGGCGAGCGAGGCACAACCCCACCGACAGCTCTCGGTGCCTCCAGGGGGAAGCGAAGGAGACAGAGGCGGGGGAGGCCACCAAGTGTGTCTCAACTACTGCAACAACGACATGTTTTTTAACCTGTACCCACTACGGTGACTGGGTTTAAACACCCCTGCTGGCCCTTCCTCTGGCAATGGGTCCAATTCTCCATCCCTGTGGCAACAGAGACGTGAATGTTCTACCACAACAGGTCTCGTTTTAGCTCCTCTTGCAGGCCCCAGGAAGGGGGGGCTtgtctttgttcctttttatttaacAGTCATATTCCCCCCCACTGTTTCATGGAACTAATAAAAGGTATCAGCTCCTCTTGCAGATTGCCTTGCTGCCATTCTGGTTTAGTAGCATTTCAACCCTCCTTGATACACAGCTTGTTCAAGCCTGTGGGACTGTGGAAGGTGTAGATGGATGACCTCAAGGACCACAACTCTCATGCGCAACCTTCTGCACTCTTCCAGCTTCTTCAGTCAGTCCCTCTTCAGACCTAAGTCCCTCCACTGCACCAGCCTTGCACATGTGTTGTTtagagctggatgcagcacttcGCATGGGATCTCATGAGAATGGAGTAGATGGGAAGAATCCTTCTCCTCCACCTGTGGCCAcatttcttttgatgcagcccaggatataGTTGGCCTTCTGAGCTGCATATGCACACTGCCAGATTGTGTCCAATACACCAACTGCCTAAGTCCttgtctgcagggctgggcccaGTTTCATACATGTATATATTCAAGGTgccttgctgctttttccagccacttttcatttctttcattgcAGACTGTAAACAAAACTTCAGCATCCATTCCACACATCACCCCTTTTGCTGACCACTACCATAAGCTGTATTTCAGCAGAACCCATCAGTTCTctacatttgtttaaaaaactaGGGTGCCAAATAGGAATTTTCTCGCCTGAACTTAGTGGCTCAGGCACCTTTGGCAAAGACTCCTTTACCTTTTCCCATAACTGAAATCTGCATGACTTTCCTGCATGACTggcctctgctgctctctggacTGGGTTTCAGGGGCCACCAACCTCCCCTGCAGAGGCAGACACTGACACATacccctgctgcagggaagagctgagcGATGTCATGTATGGAGCCACATGAAAGGGCTGGTTCCTTTAACCACCAAAGGTAGAGAGCCTCAGCTCCAGCGGCTGCCCAGCTGTAACCATGCCCTGCCTTGCCTGGGGAGCAAGTCATGCCCCAGAGATATGAGGAGAAATAAACCTTTCAGTGGGATGAGTCTGGGAAgacagcattaaaaaacaaGTGGCAATAAAAACTTCACAGTACCTCAGAATGGGATGTATCTTGTGTTCATCAAATAGGTTCAGTCTTAccgtgcttttttttttttggtgctattttttacccttttagattctctcttttctttttttaagattttggAATGGATTAGTTGCTAGGGAAACCACTCTCCTGGTGAAGGGTGTAGTTCAGAGACATTTACAAGACAAGAATGAATTGTATTTATAGAGCGTTTCAAAATGTTTACTGGAATTTGTGAAATGGGGTGCATAATgatttaagtggaaaaaaatctaaatgtaGATCACAAAATAACAGTGTACTATTGTACATGAAAGTCAACTctccaaacttttttttagtcAGTGAGTTTCTCCCACACTAATTCCAAGCTCGGCATGCTTTATGATGATTTTTCAGATCATTACCTCAAAGAAGGAAACTTTGATCAACATTTGTAAAAACCTCTACCtctaagacagaaaaagagaaattaatagGAGCCATGAACACTTGTGCTTCAGGAGGTGATCTGCAGGATTAGGGACAGGCAGGGCCCCCAGGGCTGGTGTCCCATAGCTGGGATTCCTCTGCAACTGCCAAACCGGCCACACCAGTGAGGGACCGAGCAGGGCATGACCCCTGCCACTGCCATCTGGCTCTGTCTCACCTTGTTTCTCCTCTGGATTCCTTGCCTCTCCACTGCAATACTGCCAGCATCACCTCTCAGCAACTGTGCCATACAGATGGGAAGCTCCTTGGTAATTGTTCCCACACCAAAGTTCTATCAGTTCCCTTTACACTCCCCAACCACTTCCTCTGCTTTTAGAAACTTCCAGCAAAGGGAATTTAATAACTAATCCTGTTCCATGGCTTCTCCGTTCCAATCCCAACTGTTCGCATTTTTTCACTcatctgattttctttcctgcaaatCAATCATTTCTTCAAGTCTTTTAAGATGGGTAGCATCCAGTTACTAAGTTTCACAGGCTTCCTAAAGGACTATTACAACCAAACCTCCCTAAAAGATAATTACTACCAACATTTCTCCCTGCCTGAGAAGGAAGAACCTTTTTGTTGGTTTGCCTTTGAGTCTGAATCAAAAGGTTTACAAAATGAAACCTATTCCTGTGATCTCAGCTCCCCTCAGTAGCTCCCTGACATAGAAGAGCCATAGAGGAGCTGCCTTCTTGCAGCTTCCAGGCTTGTAATCCTGTGCAAGCAGGACTGTGCCACAGTTTGGGGGGACCCCCAGCCCCTGTTCACGCAGCGTTCATCACACCCAGCACGTTTCTGAGAGAAACACATTCCAGGCTCAAGGAGGGCAGgttattcatttttaaaaaggaggaaatgaaaCTTTTATGATTTTTCTAAGGTTAAACACAGAAAGGCTTTCCAGATTTATAACCTGCCAGGGTCATTTTGACCTTTCCAATCTCTTGTAGCAACTTCTGTGCTGGTAGCAACCCCCTCCGCTTTAGGTACACTCAGCATGGTGGGTCAATATAGCACCAAAGTTATCTGTTTGGCTTGAAATACAAAGACACCAATCTCATCTCTGatcttcaaaaaaattaatttttcaatgtGTTTGGGatacatgaaaagaaacataTGTATCACTGCTTTAAGCCTCTTTTAACCCAACCGGGCACTGATAAGAATAGCAGAATCATACATAGAATGGTGtgtgttggaagggatcttaaagaccaTTTTGCACCAACAGCACTGCtatgggctgggacaccttccactagagcagatTACTTAGAGCCCCATCCAGGCCCCCtctaggtactggaaggtgctctaaaGTCATCCCAGAgcttcctctcctccaggatgagcagccccaactctctcagcctatCTTCATAGAAGAGGGGTTCCAGCCCTGTGATCAACTtagtggcctcctctggactcgtTCCAACAGGtccatctttcttgtgctgggggCCTGccatggtttgacactggcccaatgccaggcacccacgaaAGCCAttcactcaccctcccctgcctcagctgagcagaggagaggaagaaaaaattaacgaaaaaattaatgaagggttcatgagttgagataaggatcgggagaaaacacttcaagggcaaaacaggctcaacttaagttgcaaagtgaatttattactaacagaatcagaggaggataatgagaagtaaaataagcccttagaacacctttttccccccaccccctccctccttccccccgacagcacagggagacagggcgTGGGGGCTTGGTCAGTCCATCACTgagatttccttctgctgctcagggagaggaatgaggccgtggggtccctcccacagaaGACAGTTCTCCGTTAACTTCTCCAATGTGGGTCCACTCTCAcgagcagcagtcctgccaaAACTGCTGCAACGTGAATCCCCCCATGGgcacacagtcctcccaaaactgctgcaccGTGGCTCtctcttccatggggtgcagtcctccatggacaggctgctccagcctggaagcagggccctctctctccagcGGGTCTCCCACgggatcacagcctcctctggtGGCATCCACCCACTCCAGTGTGagcacctcccccacgggctgcgggtggatctctgcatcccccatggatccccatgggctgcaggggcacagctgcctcatcatggtctgcaccacagcctgcagaggaatctcagctctggcgcctggagcacctcctgcccctccttctccactgaccttggtgtccCATGTTGTTTCCGTCACttgttctcacctcctcctcctctctgacTAGAATCCAAAACCTTGTGACTTTGTGtcaattttcttcttaaatctgtcaccacagaggcattaccaatCTGtctcattggcccagttttggccagcagcatgtccatcttcagagccatcagccattggctctgctggacatggtggaagcttccagcagcttcctcacaggagccacCTCGGTGGCTgccccctgctaccaaaaaccaggccaaGCAAAACCATCACAGGGCCCCAGACTGAGATGTAGCACTCCACTCTAGGTGTAGTCTCACGAGAGCAGAGTAGAGAGGGAGAATCAGAGGTGAAAGAGCACTGAGTGCATTatcctttgcatttttaagaaaatacaatgaatgCTCGGGTTATTCAGATTATTTCATGAAGAAACACCAACTGATCTGTGAGGATCCACGTGTAAGTAACCCTGTAACCTTGttctcttctgcagaaatgGTTTTCTGcaaggcacagctgcagcaaagcatTAGGAAGCCAGCAGAGAGGTGAGGAGGTCAGGATGTGGATGATTACACAGGCAAAATGGTTTGTTCTGGCTTATTGCTGTTACTGATGGCTGTAGCTGCTGCCAAAGCTAACACAAGTGGCATGGATGATCGACACTACATTCCCAAAGTCTTAGCTCTGAAAGCACTGGCCTCAGTATTTAAGGGCTAATTCTTTGGGAGTAACCTCTGTGCTTGCTCTGAAGCAAGTACTTTTATATATAAGGGCTCTTTTAAGGCCATCAGAGAACTACAGAAATGTTCCTCAGAATCCTACACTAGCCAGGCTGTATCTTacagaaacacagcttttatatttggggggttttgactaatgcagcatttaaaagtgaaatatagACATATCATGATAAGGAATACATAAATAGTACAAGACAGCAACTGGGCACCTCCATTTATTAGTGTATTTATCCTGAGAATACCAGTTTGAGAAAGGGAAATGGTTTAGTATCGGTCACACCAAAGGGGAAATGAGAAGGCAGAACAGGGATTTGACCCACATCTCTCCAGCCCGGGGAACATACACGGTGTTTATTTGGccttcctctccccagggcCTCTGCTTTGCATGTGAAAAGAATTGCAGGTCAGACTGAGCAAAGatagatattttccttttcaaccCCTTATACAAAGCTCCTGTCCCTGAGGAGATCGGTAAGACTATGAactattttctaaaatatgGTCCTAAATgcattctctgtatttttaaatgaaggaaGGTTGTCAAACTTCTGGTGTTGGAAAGGACTCCAGCTGAGGAAGCTTTAGGGGATACACCTCGATTCACTgtagaaagcttttctttccttttggtCTTTGGGATATTTAGTAATCTGTGTGTCTGGTACTCCTGGTaattttgctctgctttctgtcaGGGTAGTAATCTGGGGCTTTTTAATAATTATGGTCAAGCAGTCAGTGTTTTACTTCATTGCAGGCAATATGTAGAAGTGGCTCCTGTGGTGGATGTCATCAGGGATATGGCCAGGAAGAGGCACTGTACTGAATCAGGGTCAGCCAGCAGAGATTGCACGAGTCAGGTTCAACTGCTTCGGGTGTTTAGATGTGAAATTTCAATATGCTATTCATGCTCTGCTTTGATTACTGATTGCATCTATTTTTAGTCTGACACCAGCAGacttccttaatttttctttttaaatgaactgCACCATTTTCCCattctcctctgcctctcctgggtCTCCATGCCATGTAAAGCCTCTTCCTCCCTAAGCTGCTGCAGTCCCCAGGCACTAAGGGGTTTTTGTCTTTCACAAGGTGAACTTCCCCAACATTGGTCATTTCCTGAAGCAAGGAGGACTCACTGTCAATGCAGGGAAACAGGTTAGGGAACACTTAAACAAACCCGACATACATAAGCCCATGGGCCCTGCATGCACCCATGAGCACAGAGGAGACTGGCAGGTGTTATTGTGAGGTCACTCTCAATAATCTTTGAAAAGTCATGGTGATTGGGAGAGTCTGaagactggaaaaaagcaaTGTAACTTTTGTCTTCAAGGAGAACAAGAAGGAAGATTTGGGAAACTACACACTGCCCAGCTACACCTTGAAATGTGCAAAGGTAGTGGAAAAAATCCTCTTCATAACACTGCAAACACATGGAAGACTAAAAAGTGATTAAGGCCAGTCAGCATGGATTTATCAAAGGGAAACTGTGCTTAACCAACCTCAGAGCAGTCTACAATGAGAGGACTGGCTTGGTGGATGAGGGGGAAGCAGTGGATATTTTTTATCTTGACATTAGCCTGGTTTTCAACACAGTCTTCTAAAACAGCCTCAGAGACAAGCTGATGAAGTATGGGATTGTTCAGTCGACAGTGAGGTGGACTGAAACCTCTGCTGTTTTGTGATTCTGGTAACACTTAGGATCAGTCATAGCTCTTCTCATACCAGAGAGCTGCTGTCTCCAGATGTTTCTGTTTGGATTAGCCATGTGAAGTGTGGCATATCCGGAAAGCCATCTGAACTCTGGCATATGAGAGACACCCTGGGGCAGCAGGTCACAGCCTTTGTGGCCCTGAAGACAGCAGCATCAGCAGTGTGAATGCCACAAGCATGGTTGCTCTCCTTGTTGAATTATTTGATTTCTGTGAGCAATGTTAGATGATCTCCTGTACAGCAGATAGTCTCTTAGGAGACAGGGCAAGCCAGGAAGGTCTTTGGCCAGCTTTTCACTCTAAGcctgtttctgctgtttccagttAGTAGGTGAGGAAGCAGAACTGTCTTGGAGGGCATGTCTCAGGCAAGTGGTTTTCATTTCTCAAAATCAGTTGTGTCAAGATTTAAACTTCACTTCATTTGGCAATTGTATCATCAGTGATGTGGCTTAAGTATTCCGTTTCCAAGGGTTGCCCaatctattttttcttctgaagacaGACAGTCATAAATAATACAAACCACAGCACAAGTGTCCTCTTTGCGCAGTGCTTTCTGTCCCTGGTGGAAActtgtaggaacccagagtgccaagaatatttctctgcctgtttttaagggttttacccccctgaacaacactgttttagcctcaaaccttggaaaaaattaccaacaacCAGAcaagaaattgaaaatacaatggtgtgaattaggtgatagactactatgtaagattgtcacagggtgaaaaatttagaggttttgggcttctctttgtagtaaatagataaaaaatatcaaaatggaggattgttgttgttctctaagccttcttctccttcttctactactccatattctgcagtaaaagtactttggaatgattggatagagaattccgcagttcctgcccatgttactgaataattggtaggaaagtgaaaat from Corvus cornix cornix isolate S_Up_H32 chromosome 3, ASM73873v5, whole genome shotgun sequence encodes:
- the GCM1 gene encoding chorion-specific transcription factor GCMa, translating into MLKGADDSVMEQEDSASRHGEMTSWDINDIKLPQHVSQTDWFQEWPDSYVKHIYSSEDKNAQRHHSSWAMRNTNNHNSRILKKSCLGVVVCGNDCSTLDGRKIYLRPAICDKARQKQQRTCCPNCNGPLRLLSCRGHGGYPVTNFWRHEGQFIFFQSKGAHDHPRPETKLEAEARRSIQKAKTAFSPSSLRLKRIQEIESLTGAVPTQEALPLVLSKLDAHTSPANFTGHLSKSFQEPTLSSCPGHLPYPRTAREDGASGEAPTWSRSLSLGRTPRAERLCSVPAVPCTAPSPQQCAHLSTQHILPITKGGHNPFRSNMGPLGDGSCGEKSLLTYSGSCLSLPPYPAPQGSPCPVASEAQPHRQLSVPPGGSEGDRGGGGHQVCLNYCNNDMFFNLYPLR